ATCGCGCCTTTTTTCGGCGCCGCTTTGATGGCACATCTGTTCAAACGTGTGACGCTTCTGGAAGGCAAGTCATGAACAGGCTGGTTCCCGTTCTCATCCTCTGCGCCCTGCTCGGCGCCTGCGCCGCGCCACGCGCCGCCGGGCCGGCCCATGTCGAGCTTCCCTCCGCCCCGCCGGAAGGCGAGCCGGTGGGAACCACGGGCCTGCACGAAGCGGAACTGAAGGCGCAATACGGCCAGCCCGCTTTCGTGCGCCATGACGGCAATGCGCAGATCTGGCGGTTCGACGGCGCCGCCTGCAAGGCGTTCTTCTTCCTCTATTCGCGCGGCGGCGACACGGCGGTTTGGCATGTCGAGACCGCGCCGCGCGGCCAGAGCATCGCCGCCGACGAGACTTGCCTCAGCGGGTTGCGCGCCCGCGTCGCGCCGCAGCCGGTTTCCTGACGACCTCATCCTCTTTCGTCTTGTCCTTGTAGCGGCACAGATCGCGCACCACGCAGGTCGGGCACAGCGGCTTCCTCGCAATGCAGGTATAGCGCCCGTGCAGGATCAGCCAGTGATGGGCGTGCAGCTTGTATTTGTCGGGCACCTTCTTTTCGAGCTTCAGCTCGACCTCGAGCACGTTCTTGCCGGGCGCCAGGTTGGTGCGGTTGCAGACGCGGAAGATATGCGTGTCGACCGCGATGGTCTTCTGGCCGAAGGCGACGTTGAGCACGACATTGGCGGTCTTGCGGCCGGCGCCGGGTAAGGCTTCGAGTTCTTCGCGGGTATGCGGCACCTGTCCGCCATGGCGCTCGATCAGGAGCTTCGACAGGGCGATGACGTTCTTCGCCTTGCCGCGATAGAGCCCGATGGTCTTGATGTAGTCCGTCAGCCGCGCTTCGCCCAGCGCCACCATCTTCTCGGGGGTATCGGCGATCTTGAACAGCGGCTCGGTCGCCTTGTTGACGCCCTTGTCGGTCGCCTGGGCCGACAGCACCACCGCCACCAGCAGCGTATAGGGGTTCACCGATTTCAGTTCGGTCTTGGGCTCGGGGATGGTTTTCTTCAGCCGCGCGAAGAACTCCTCGACTTCGGCGGGCGTGAACGCGCGTGCCATTGCGGGCCTGATGTGAATG
Above is a window of Rhizomicrobium sp. DNA encoding:
- the nth gene encoding endonuclease III, whose amino-acid sequence is MARAFTPAEVEEFFARLKKTIPEPKTELKSVNPYTLLVAVVLSAQATDKGVNKATEPLFKIADTPEKMVALGEARLTDYIKTIGLYRGKAKNVIALSKLLIERHGGQVPHTREELEALPGAGRKTANVVLNVAFGQKTIAVDTHIFRVCNRTNLAPGKNVLEVELKLEKKVPDKYKLHAHHWLILHGRYTCIARKPLCPTCVVRDLCRYKDKTKEDEVVRKPAAARRGRATR